The sequence below is a genomic window from Chaetodon trifascialis isolate fChaTrf1 chromosome 18, fChaTrf1.hap1, whole genome shotgun sequence.
GCGCTTCAGACAACGATTCATACGTGATGCTGGGCCGGTTTGCCTGGTGAGGGGAGAGGAACAGGCATTTATATGAACCAGGTGAACTGTGTTAAAATAGACATTAGTAAGCAGTCTGGTACTGAAAGTTACATCCTTTAATACAGGTGGAATTAAAGTATTTTCTTAGATAGAAACAGTCATACTCCTGAACAGTGGAAGATGAGCGACACCTTGATCccattaaaatgtgaatgttgTGCTGTACAGTAACAGCAAACCGGGACAATAATCTTACACGCTATAATGAAATACGTGCTGTCTCTACTCACCAGTGTATTGCAGATGGACAGTTCCTCTTTCAGCATCTGTACATCCTTCTGAAGTTTCTTGATCTGAGCCTGATCACAACAATACATTTCATGAGATCACTGTTGTCTGATGACTGACAGAGAACGCAACACAATGCAGACTGTAAACAAAGATAATACACATTTTTGCTCATGTGTGACAGCAGTGTTGCATCATGTTACATGATATGTAATCTGTGAACTCACAGCTGCATCCATGTGTTCATTAACAGCAGGGTCAGTGTGGACACACTTCATTCTGGCGGCAAAACGCAGAGTGGAGAGCTGTAAAGAGCACGAATCAtcatcagagctgaaatgactCCATGTCcagtcacacacatgctgctttgtgttgtgtatCTGCTTACTGTTTCTTCTATCTGTGCAGCCTCACCGTAGACGTTGGCCACAAACACAGTGTTGCAGTTCCCTCCtacagaaacagatgaaagcatTATGTTTTGCGTCTGAAGCGCCCACTTATGATCAGATCTCACTTCTCTGCTCTATGTGCACATAAACACGTACATCATTTCCTTTAGCAGAGACTAAATGGCCTGGCGGTCTCACCTAGTGAGTCTTTGAGGGCGTGTGTGAGTTTACTCTGTCTGAAGGGAACATGGTCTCTGCGCCGGTCTGCCAGGGCCAGGATGGCCTGCTCAAGGAAAGTCAAGGACCTGTTGATGTACACAGCCTCCTTCAGCATCTGACCCTCTGACTGGAAGAACAGGAAGGCGACATGAAGTGGGAAAAGTTACTGAAACAGTGTTGTGCAGGCTGTGAAGTTCATTCTCAAACTCACCCCAGTCTTTCCCAGCCTCTCTGACCCCGCCAAATCCACCAGATTCAGTTTGGAAGTGACGTACTTGGCATCAGACAGAGTCCGCGAGCGAGACTGCGAATGAGAAGACAGTTTGTCCTACTTACCATCGTatgcaggaaaacacatttgAGGCCACAGTGAACAATACAGGTGACTGGACTCATACCTCTATATGCACAGTGAAGATACAGTGGGACCTGGAGGAGCTCCTGTTCAAGGCATGAGATCCAATAATGCGATTCATCTCACCCTGAGTAATGAAAGAACAGCTTTATCAAGGTTCaactttcattttaatcaaCATTAAGACTGTGGAAATTCCACTGCTCCCACCCTACTTAACCAATGTTGATTACAGAGCCTAAGAATTAAAGTACCACAAAACACAACGCCGTGGATAACAGCACAAATAACtagaattaaaatgaaatttaaacTGGAATTCATAAATTTCTGGTTTCATTTTCACGTCACCTGAGGAATAGATCATATACACTTTAACAAAGActtaaatttcacatttttatcaCAGAAATATTTCTTCAAGGTTTTTACAGCTGTAAACCTCAGAGCACACACCTcaaacagcaggtggagagcCTCCTCCTCGCTGTGGACAGGATGAAGAGACAGACCTCTGATGAACACCCCTCCACCCggctcctccatcaccaccatACTGTGAGGAGACGGGTGTGGAGAGCCCCTCACTGATGACAGCAGGTCCACCAGGGTCTCATTGTAGATTTCCAGGTAGGACAGATGCACAGTGAACGCATGCTCGGTCCGTTTCCCCATCTCCAGAAACACCTGGATACCGTGAtagagatttatttttttccttaaGTGGAGCAGTCAGGGTGCTTCAGGGGTAAAAACTGTCGCATGATGTGAGTTACCTCCTGAAGGGCCCGAGGGATGATGCCTCTCTGCTTGTATGATTCTGTGGATCCTGTCATGGTGTAGGTCTTTCCTGCACCCGTCTGCCCAAAACACATCACAgtacctgaaaaacacacaacagaagaCTAAAAATATTATAGACAAAACACTATTTTCTTGGAAGATACATCAAAATAGCTGGATACGCTTATCTGGTGTTAATACTTGACTACACACTGTTTGTTTAATGCAGATAAACAAGTATACCATTATACCCATCCAGTGCTTCCAGTACCACCCGTCGGCACACTTGGGTATAAAACTCTTCCTGGGACACATCCTGCAGGACGCCTTCCAGCCGGAACGACCAGGAGCTCAGCGGAGTTTTCCTGGAGTCAGGGGGCTTCCTGGAGCTTTTCCTGTGATAGATGTTCACTGTCTGAGGATCAAAAAAGAACTTTTGAGTGGACACGACCAAATATTTTCAAGCACAAAAACGAATGCATTACTTGAAATTATGCCACAGGGactaaatattaaatgaaatgtcttCATGAAGGCAGGGTTTATTGCAGTGCTGTTGCATTAATTTCATCTAGGTAAACCCAATAAACTGGTAAATGTGCACGATTTTTGCACTTGGTGTAGCATGTAGGGCTGCAGCCATTAGTTAtcttcattatcaattaatctgtcaaaaaaaaaaaagaaatgatgagtaaaacatctacaaacatattttctgtcatttgtctaCAACCAAAAGTCAACTCTCTTTGTCAGCTATGGCAGTAagcaacacacaaactcagagaAACTCTGATGTTTAGATATTTTACCTGGTAAAGCAAGAAAAGCTCAGGTGTAATTCATTAACTGTGAGCCAGGCTggtgctaacagcagctaacagGAAGTAGACATTTAATGAAGTGCAGACATAATGAAATTCATCCCATTGTGCCTTTTCAAAGATGGAAAAGACAAAACCTTGATAGTCCAAAAACCAAACGTTTTCAGCCATTTTCAGTCTGTTAACCATCTTTAAACTAAAAATGTCTTAACTGTTTGCTAATGACCAAAATCATTCGTGCTTGCTGGGCGAagacagctaacgttagcttaaagtttaatttttaacctcaagaaaacaaaactgtggcCCCATTTCTAAGACCAACGTAGAAATCACCTGGAAGTCCCCCGGATTGGATTAGTTTACGATGGCTTAATTGTGTCTGGTGTCAACAGTTATCAGGAACTGAGATCTGATTACCTGTCCGTCTGGGAGACATTCAATATGGTCTTGGGCGAAGTTTGATGTTGGTTTAATGCGGACAAACACCTCGACCTCCCTGCTGTGAGGCTTCATTTCACCTCAGTCACGACGACAACAGCGGAAAACTCACGTCCACCTCCTCACAACTTACTAATACATTCACTAAATCCACCAGAGCTACTCCAACGTTAACTTTTCCGACACTAACTGGCCATTTCAGCTCACTTATCTGCTCCGGTTCATCTCCACCGTTCACCTTCTCTGCTATCCACTCAGCGCCATGGCAACGACCGCGACCGCGCGCGCGCAATGTGGCAAAGTGATGGCGCGCGCGCCCGCATCGCGACGCCTAACTGTCTATTAACAGTGAATTAATCTCATTATGAAGTCACTCATTACAGTTAAAGTGGGAGATACAATTAACaacaattattttaaaaaagtacAATTACTCAAACAATTACCAGCGTATTTCCTATTTGTGGAGTCTGGTTAATTATAAGTTAATTTCCCCATTGAACAACCcctaaaactgcattttagTCCCGTATAATGGCAATAGACCTTGAAACTATTAATATATACTACTAGACCTGAGACTGCTTTtgactttattatttattacctTAATTTGAATTTCAACAAAGCAATTTAATAAAACagagtaaaaagtgaaaattaaaaagctgttttcaatACTCTGTCTCTGATCTAATAAATTTTTGTATTCTTATTTGTATTAATTTAACTTAAATCTAACTAAAATGAATTAGTTAAATGAGATTAAATGCCCCaatggagttttcttgtaaaccaATAAATGACATTTACATTCAGTTACTCACCAAAACGCACTGTGTGCATCCTCCACATTTACCATAACATAGgtgctgaatgcatttccttAGTATTTCAAATGTGCGATGTTTGCATCCACATTTGCTAGTTAattcttcttcactgcttttTTTGGCACATCACCGTCTCCTGAACATCAATGGATCATTGGCAGGACTGTGCTTCACccatttttggccactttgggcagaaaacatcaaaataagtTGTGGTTTGGGCTCCACCGTGCCCTCTGAAAAAtatctgtgtctttctctcacagGTGCTCAAACATGTTCAGCAGTCCTGGGGCAGCGTACTTTGGCAAACAGTCTTCACCAAGGCTCCACCCGCTGGCCTGGACACTATAAAGCAGGTGTttgtgcagagaggaggacaatCCATGTTCAAGATGAGACAGCTCATACTCCTCGGTGTGGTGGGATTACTTCTCCTAATACCAACTACAATGACGGTAAGACAGCCGATCTCCCCATAATTTACTGATCTTTAAAAATAACTTAACTGTCAGTTTGCAAACTTTTGGATGCAGTTTAATCCAGGGGTTAGAAATAAATGTCCAGAATTGATGAACAAGCTGACGAAAAGGTCCACAGCATGTACCATTCTGTATCTATGAAATGGGTTAATCTACTGATTACGTAGCTGCTTTTTCTATAACCAGAGCCAATGTCCTTCCAATCCAAACACTACTATGACAAGTTTAATGCTGTCAAACAGTCTCAACCTGTTTTGGacagtttgatttgtttgtatAAAACTCAAAATTATGTCCAATTCTACCACTTGCTTTCACTAAATTTCACTTTGTCCAGCAGTCGTTAAAGGGCTTTCTAATCACGTTAGCCAAAAAATACCAGGATCAGATGATCAATACAGGTTTGAAATCAAACCTCAGTGTCCCTTTAGAGGCAGATAAGCCTCTCAAAAGAGGTTCAAAAAATGGACTTTGATATTAAAATGCAGGTGAATGAGTGAACACAAACTCCACCTCCTGGCACGGACTGGTCTCTGTAGAGCTGTCTGTGCAGACGGAAGGATAATctatgatgaagatgagagcGCTCATGCTACTCATCTTGATGGGAATAATTCTGGCAGTGCCAAATGGACTTGGTGAAGGACAGATGGcactgaaaaggaaaaatgatgaactgattagaacTAGCTGATAATGTCCGGtagctttcatttcagttttctttttttaactacAAAATGAATCATCCTCATTCTAATTAACTAAGAAGAATTCTttgttacttttactttgaaaaccACCGTCTGTATCTGTGTGGTCTCATCTGTTGAGGCTGAATTTCCTGAATGTCATTTTCAAGTTATGCACAAAAATTAaacattcatgtattttttttttttttaggttttcaCAAGTTTAGGAttcaaaaaaatgtaaatcacCAACCCCCCCCCAACTAACATTTAAATTTCAGATTAGCAAATTCAAACAAGATAAATGTAGACATATTATTTGCacaatgaaatatttcagtgcttTAAGTTAATTTTTAACAACTAGGAGTTTACTTTTATAGTTTATTCAAGAATCAATGTAATCAGTAGAGCCCTGAAGCATTTTCTTTGCAAAACACTtaattctttttattatttaacgGCTGTATTTGaaatcaaatgtcaaaaataaagtcaaatagGCAAATAAAATCAAGCCAAATGGATACAAAGCAAACACCAATATGTCCTTCGACAAAggttaaatcattttaaatttcaattttcagATGGATTATATGAGTAGAAGACCACTGAAAAATGAGGCCCTGTCTGACTCATCAACCAACTCAACAACCAACTCAACAGCTAACTCAACAACGGTAGGTTGTGATCTCTATTTCTGGGAGTCAACGTATGGAGAGCATCGACGTTTCTCGGTACCGATGTTGCCTGTAGTTGGATTTCTTGAGATGAAACAAAAGTTTAGGCGGGGGCTGCTGATGCAGAGTAGAAAAGAAGTTCAAACCACAACAAATATCTCTTTACTGACGTCATGAGAGCAGATTAATGCTGTTAGGTTTTCCTTTGATACGAGTGTAGACTAAAAAAAATACTACAGCTGTTAGACTTTCTCTGGTTTGCATGTCTTAATCTGTAACTCATTCCCAAACTGTCAGACTCAAACTATTTCAATATCAATATTTCTTATTTCCAAGAATAAAAGAGAAGGCTGGAGTTAATACCTAGAGCGTGTATCACACTGCTGCTATGTCTATGAAACaagttatttttcattattcttcTGCTTTGGTGTCAGTTCAAAGTCAGCGACCTTTcagaaacaagcaaacagtCGGTGTTATGTAATTGGATAAGAGTCAATATGTGTATACTTTTTTTTAGTTAAAGTGCAATGCTTTTCTATTTCAGTAAACTATGGACTAAGCATGATTGACTTTGCTggagaagcaggaaaaacaacGTTTAACAGCCTCATAGGACTCGTCCACAAATTCAGAGACAAAGCGTTGAGAGCGTGGGTGTAAGATTAATTCACTGATTATTTGTATATCATACTCACATTTTCCCCCTTCAGTTGGATGGTATCCAGGAGCAAACTGAAAATACTGTTGGGATTGCACTACCACCACCTGCTGATGGAGAAGACACCAAGGTAAGAAACTTTTCAGAACTCAAAATAACAGTACCCTAAAATATTTCTGAATTTTTTCATTTGGTGTTGCAAGTTAAACGGCATCTAATCTGAGCACAACTACTGCACACGTGTATAGTTCAAAACAGGATGTGGTATTAACAATCAAAAGGATAAGGCTGacaatattatatatatttttcagtttcaacaaaacaaattagAAGACCAAAACCGAGAAAGAATCGATCCTTCAAACAAGTACTGTTTGTGTATTTAGAGCCTGATATAGCTTAAAACTTAAAGCTACAGAGCTCCATtgttaaaacacatcaatgagtcACACTGTCGCACTGGGTGACGTGTTCCtgcattaccatgaacacacacactgtattatATTTCAAATGAATCCTACATACACCATTCTGCAGCTGTAAATTCTCACTTAAGCACCAAAAGTGTTTTAATCCACAGATGAAATGTACTTCTGACTTCTGTTTGGGTAACGTTTGCTAAAAATTATAATGCCAATCTGTTTTATGAAAATacaccacctccacctgaaaactgaaattataTATTTGTGAGCTATTCTTGCATTATATGAAAAAACGGGCTTtgggcagagcagagcagtaaCCAACCAACAGCTGGTAGACTTTGTCTGAGTAAGCAGTTTCACATTTgctaacaaaaataacaaatataccAAGCTGGACTTTGAGATCAAACCTGAACAACAGTACAACATTTTGTGCAAAACTTATGTGCTCACAGACTCCTGCTCACATGGACAAAGCAGGTGAAGATTGTAATTTACGATCAAGATGGGCAAACTTACACTCCTGTGTTTAGTGGGTTTCATTCTTATAAAAAGAGATTGGTGGATTTATTTTCCCAGACCTCTGCCCTGTACATTATTCTCTGATGCATTACTCTAACCCTCTAAATAAAGTACAGCACTCTGCTCTTTACTTTGCAATGATGTGAATCTCTGCCAACTGGATTTGTCCCCTCCAGCTGAAAGGTAGCCTACATTAATCTATCATGTTATTTCATGTGTTGTATTTTTGCCATTGTAGGACTGTATCTTCacaaatgttaaaacaaaacttCAGATTTAAACTCAAGTTTGACTTAAATGAAAAACTTAAAtgaacatattttttttaatgataagATGGAGCATCTGTCATATGGCCACTCTCTCTATGAAACAGATTTACTGATTATTTTGCTGCCTTGTTTGTAATCTTATGTCAATGACCTTGCCAAAGCTATAAATGAAAAGGCAAAAAGATATTATGCTAATGCACAATGTTGTGTCTTCAGTTAAGGGTTGTACATTCTTTTCAATTCAAGTGTTATATATTTCAATCTCAGGGGcccagaggaggcagagcaCTGCCTGAGATTAAGGAGCCACAGCCATCCGTAAGTGAAACTACAGCCTCCAAAACGACCATAAAGTTGATTAAATACCTCACTAACACAAAACCcaacattataaccttcatgaGGATTTCAGAGCGGTtgaataaactggcaactgtgtGTAGATGAACAGACTCTGACATCCATCACAGGTATGCATTATGTATCTCCACCAAAGTTAAAATCAGTAGACAGCTTTAAAAAGTGTCTTAAATCCTATTTGTTCTCTTTGGATCTCTcttaaatgctttatttttgtgggctaaatatgctgttttttttataaatttCTCCTCCAACTCccattttcttcttgtttggGAAATGCTACACAAATGAAGTTTCAGGCTTTCTTGCTAATACAGCATTGACAGGATTTAGTGAAGAAAGACTTTTATGTTTGTAGTGAAGGATTACAACATCAGCAACTGTCAAGAGTCTCCTAATTAATGTCAAACCACACATCTTGCAACTATGGGGGAAATTACACACAAATATGACGGCTAAGCTAACACTTTAGCTCTAATTTGTTGTGCTGTGTAATTTGGTGACAGCTCCCCTAAGCAAACCTTGGgacaaaatgaatattttgatACGTTTGTTTAAGTTTGTGGAGGGACAACCTGAGGCGCCAGATCTCGTGTGATTTCGTAATCTCACGATCCCAGCTGCCTAGCAAGGTAACGTTGGTTTACCCAACGAGGCTAGCAAGCGGGAAGTTAGCCCTTTAGCCTGTTGACAAACTAAATCGAGCAACCACACTACAACGGCCATTTACAGCTAATGTCACTTACCCCAAGCTCGCAAGCAAGTGCTGACCAGTTAAGACAAAGGTGAATGCCTGGTTAAAGTGGACTTGAGTCCGTCTGTAGGAGCGGTTATAACTTCCTTTCCCACAACTTCAGTTTGGCAGAACCGCGCCATTTGAAATTTACTCTGCGTTACTGTCGAAGCGTGCGCCGTACTCAGTATTACGCAGCCGTAGTGCCACCTTGCGGCCGGCAAGTGTAATAACAGGAGGTCGATCTCAGGTTAATCTCAGTGTAATTTACCCGATTATTTACAGCAAAAGGattacaatcaatcaatcaatcaatcaatcaatcaatcaatcaatcaatcaatcaatcaatcaatcaatcaatcagaaaATATGGAGCCATCACactaaaatgtgatttaatatACAGTCAAAGCAGTGTCTTGTATGTATTTTTTGCCATTAAAAAAAGGGAAGCATTTTAGCATTCACTTTCTGAGTGCAACATTCAttgggaggtggaggagcagggtTGCAAGTCAGCACATATTAAATCTTGTCGTGTCCCGCCCCCCAGATCACAGATATCTGGCACCCCTTTGACAGTGGTGACAGTGATTTTCTGCCTAAACCAACTGACAGAAACGTGATCCaggtaaaaaagaaagaaaaacgaAACTACTCAGTATTCAGCAGTTACTGTTTACAATAAGACTTTGCAAGCAAAGTAGAATTTAATCTGGAAAACAACCTTGAAAACTGCATGTGCATGGAAATtgcaaatattttaaaaatgttggtCATTCTGTCCTTTCAGGGGAAGGAAAATtgaagacagcagagggaaCAAACAGATGGCGACATGATATAAATCctaacagagacagaaatggcCATTTCATTATTCAGCTGGTGTTACTGTCTCCttcaaataaacatttcaagTCTGTTGTGTGAGAaaagtttcttttatttgttcatgtgtttggTATAAGGGCAAATGAAGCATCTACTTTTTCCAAAAAGAGCAGAAACTTTTGATAATTATTCCACGATTTTTGTCAGAATCAACACCTgctctgacaaaacaagacgCCTCTGGAATTCAGTCAGTGACGACGGGAGGGAAAAGAGGTTAACACAAGTTTTACTGTAAGTTTACAAATGGAC
It includes:
- the kif9 gene encoding kinesin-like protein KIF9, translated to MKPHSREVEVFVRIKPTSNFAQDHIECLPDGQTVNIYHRKSSRKPPDSRKTPLSSWSFRLEGVLQDVSQEEFYTQVCRRVVLEALDGYNGTVMCFGQTGAGKTYTMTGSTESYKQRGIIPRALQEVFLEMGKRTEHAFTVHLSYLEIYNETLVDLLSSVRGSPHPSPHSMVVMEEPGGGVFIRGLSLHPVHSEEEALHLLFEGEMNRIIGSHALNRSSSRSHCIFTVHIESRSRTLSDAKYVTSKLNLVDLAGSERLGKTGSEGQMLKEAVYINRSLTFLEQAILALADRRRDHVPFRQSKLTHALKDSLGGNCNTVFVANVYGEAAQIEETLSTLRFAARMKCVHTDPAVNEHMDAAAQIKKLQKDVQMLKEELSICNTLANRPSITYESLSEAQLAEIHSQVQRYLEGSLKEITIVSIRQVQAVFAQFKLAVQEQEQRVKAQLCQTYDLVEKDQSANAAAVKEWDTRGSTEDVEAASFGVPAQSPKNTRRPSSTKAKTKKSREKQSQNKTPGEGSPAARKSLESASKSKLNSVQTPEREQESQEPDSESQESQPPGNEPLHPDSPPSKEEAFEDFKAGPGSTINRILKENKAVLLERRSLLRQLTQEVNAVKRKIDCTAAPIQQQKELRGGHGQCLVTSGGPLLQEPEATLLMQLRELKALYRQRYEALHDIKAEVNYCQHLVDQCRVRLLSEFETWYEKNFLVPEEEEEEDVTMAKTLREDDVEQQLLPDNPGSASFYSARHRTLKTRNNAALVFTSAQRNSDGQRRLPPILPVT